Genomic window (Thermodesulfobacteriota bacterium):
TTTAAGAGCCTGTCCAACCTTCCCATTGAACGTTCCGGCCGGCCTTCGGCGCCGGCTCAATTAAATCATATTTATTGTGATTGAAGTTGTCAACATCCGAAACTTAAATTATTTATTTTAACTTGGTGGAGGGTTTGTGGACATCCGGGATTTGTTGAATTTGCCAATGAGAATTAAGAGTTAGAAGAGGAATATGAAATGGAGTGTGAGGAGCGGCCGGGCCTCTTGTCAGTCGCCCTAATCGGGGTCAAGACTCCGGAGCGCTCATGGATTCCTCTCAGGGCTGACCCGCGACATCTGATTTGCATGTGCAGACATAATTATCCGGTATCTCCCTTGCCTCCGCTATTGCACGCGATAGGGAAAACAATTAGACTCCCGAGTAAATGAGTGATACCGTCCAGGTCGCGGTCCCCGTGCCGGGGGACGCGCTCTACACATACGGCGTCCCGGCGCATCTGAGGGAGGGTATAGCGCTCGGGAAGCGCGTCCTCGTCCCGTTCAGGAACAGGAAAACGATTGGTTTCATAGTGGGGCCGGGAGAGCCTCCGCCCGGAGTCGAGATTAAGGACGTGCTCGACATAATCGACGACGAGCCCTTATTTGACGAAAAGAGGCTCGGCTTTCTCAAGTGGGCTGCCGACTATTACATGGCGTCCCTCGGCATAGTTCTCAAGGCTGCGCACCCGGGAGGGCTCGGGGCGAGCGTGAAGCGCCTCGTTAAAATAACGGACGGAGGTACTAAGGCGCTCGACAGAGGGAGGCTCACCGGTCAGGAATCCGTCGTGCTCAAGACAGTCCTCAATGCGGGCGAGATAAGCTCGCAGAAGCTCCTATCTCTCGTCGAAAACACTTCGTCCGAGCTCCTCAATTCGCTTAAGAGAAGGGGGCTGCTCGAATTCTCCTACGAGCTCAGGTCCGACCCGAAGATAAAAACCGAGAAGATAATATCAGCCGCTCCCGGCGCAGCCCCCGGCGACCCGCTGTTAAAGAGAAAGAAAACCAAGTCGCAGATACTCGAGTTCCTGATAGAGAACGGGAGGGTCCCGCTCGACGACCTGAAGGAGGTGTTCGGCAGCGTGAGCGCGCACCTCGCGTGGCTCGGGGAAAATAAATTCATAGTAACCGAGCACGAGGAGGTATCGAGGGACCCGTTCGCAGGGATTGAGATAAAGGAGGACGTGAAGCCCGCCCTCACGATAGACCAGGAGATCGCGTGCGGGAAAATAAAGGACGCGGTAGCAAAGGGAAAGTTCGCGCCGTTCCTCCTCCACGGCGTCACGGGGAGCGGAAAGACGGAAGTATATCTCCGCGCGATAGAGGAGGTCGTAGCGAAGGGGAAGGAAGCCATACTCCTCGTGCCCGAGATATCGCTCACGCCGCTACTCGTAAAAAGGGTGAGAGCGAGGTTCGGGAATAAAGTGGCGGTAATTCACAGCGCTCTCTCTGACGGGGAGAGGTTCGACTCCTGGCGCATGGCGAGCAGAGGCGAGGTGAAGGTGATTATAGGAGCGCGCTCCGCGATATTCGCCCCGTTCCCGAACGTAGGCATCATTATAGTCGACGAGGAGCACGAGACTTCCTACAAACAGGACGAGACGCCATGCTACAACGCGAGGGACCTCGCCCTCGTGCTCGGAAGGATGACCGACTCCGCCGTGGTGCTGGGCTCGGCCACACCGTCAGCGGAATCCTACTACAACGCTTTAAAACAGAGGTTCGAATACCTCTCTCTCCCCTTGAGGGTCGAGGACAGGCCGCTTCCCTCTGTCGAGATTGCAGACATGAAATACGAGGGCGGGGCAATTTTCTCGCAGAGGCTCCGGGAGGAGATAGTCGATAACTTCTGGCACGATAGACAAACGATACTGTTCCTCAACAGGCGAGGCTACTCTACACTCATCGTGTGCCCGGCGTGCGGCGATATTGTGAAGTGCCCTAACTGCAGCGTGTCTCTGACGTATCACGCGAAGGAGGACTCTGTCAGGTGCCACATGTGCGGCCTGTCCGAAAGGCTCTCGGGCGAGTGTCTCAAATGCGGCGGATCGCTGAGGGGGCTCGGCATAGGGACTCAGAAAGTCGAGGAGGAGCTCAAGCGCATAATCCCGGAGGCGAAGGCTGCGCGCATGGACAGGGATACGGTGACGGGGAAAAAGGGCCTGCTTACGCTCTACGGGAGGCTCGAGCGCGGGGAGATAGACGTGCTCATCGGGACACAGATGGTTGCCAAGGGACACGACCTCCCGGGGGTAACGCTCGTAGGCGTCATATCCGCCGACATGGCGCTCGGCATCCCGGACTTCCGCTCGGGTGAGAGGACGTTCCAGTTAGTCACGCAGGTGGCGGGCAGGGCAGGGAGGGGGGATACGCCGGGGAAGGTGATAGTCCAGACCTACAACCCCGGGCACCCGAGCATAGCCCATGCGGTGAGGCAGGACAGCAGAGGGTTTCTGGAAGAGGAGCTTCAATTGAGAGAGGAGCTCGGCTATCCGCCATTCTCGAGGCTCGTGAACGTGAGGTTCACGGGAAAGAGCGAGCGGGAGACGGGAGAGGTAGCGGAGAGGGCGGGGGAGACCGCGCGGAAGCTTGTCACGAAGCTCAAGCCGGGGGCGGTGAATATTCTTGGCCCTTCGCCCTGCCCCGTGAGCAAAATAAGGAACAGGTACAGGTTCCAGATGCTTCTTAAATCCACGAACGCGGGATTGCTCCGCAGTTTCGCCAAAAAACTAAGAAAGCTCATGTCGAACGTCACCGGGGACGTGAGGGTCTCCGTGGACGTGGATCCGTATAATTTCAGTTGAGCTGGAAGGGTTTTTCTGCCGACCGGTCTTTCTAATTTTGTAAAACAACATCCTTCGACAAGCTCAGGATGAACGGGATTAGTTATGTTGCCGGATTAAGCAGTGGAGTTGGAAGGAATCGTAGAAGCACACAGCGTGTGTCGCGGCTGGCCTGTCCTGAATACTGAATAGATCCCGTGTCGTTGCACGGGACATGGTTCGGCACAAGCTTGTTTCAGGAAAGCCGCTCCTACAATATGGGAAGGAACTAAGTAGTATAGGACAACACGCACTGATTCTCCCCTGCCTATAAACACAGGCCCTTATTTCTGGTAAAATTTCGGTGTCGGGTCGTAGTCCGGGTTACGTCTGAGACCCGGCAAGCGAGGCGGTAACATGGCGAGAAGACAGAGGAAAGCGCAGGGCGAGGGCGGGCCGAAGGTCGACCTCAGCGACCTCGGCAAGGCCGGGGAGCATTTCATCGTGAGCGCGACAGAGATGGTCGTGGGCACGGGCTATGCGATTAAGGGCGTAAAAGAGCTCCTCGAAAAAGAAGAGGGCAGGAAGTTCGTCTGCGAGCTCCCGTTCAAGGCCGTGAGCAAGGGGTTCGAGATCGTCAGGAAGGCGGGCGAAGAGATAAAGGAGCGGAGAAAAAGCGGAGAAAAAGGGACGCGCGGAAAAAGAACCAGGAAAATAAACATTGAATAGAGCATTACCCGATCCCGATAACGCCCGCACCGCTTTAGAGCGTTTCAGAGAACTCCACAGGGACATACCGTCCGGGAAGAAAGAGATTCTCGAGACGCTCGCCTCGTGGAGCTCGTTTTTGAGAAGAGCGGTACTGCGAGACCCCGGGATACTCGACTACCTCGATTCACCGAAAACACTCAAAACGAAAAAAGAGCCCTCACTCTTTTCCGGAGAAGCGGGCGATATAATGATCTCCTCCCGCTCGCAGGCGGAGCTTCAGGCGCGCCTCACGCAGTACAAATACAGGGAGCTTGCGAGGATCGCGTACAGGGACATCTCGGGCGCGGCTCCGTTCCCCGATACGATGGAGGAGCTCTCGGACCTCGCGTGCGCAATTATCGAAGCCGTCGCCGCATATCACAGGAAAGAGCTCGGGATGGACGGAGCTGGCGGGTTCGTCGTCCTCGGTATGGGCAAGCTCGGCGGGAGGGAGCTTAACCTGAGCTCGGACGTCGATCTCATATATATTTACAGGGACAAGGGCGACCCCGACCCTTTCTTCAAGCTCGGCGAAAGGGCGACCAAGACACTCAGCGCATTGACCGAGGACGGTTTCCTTTACAGGGTGGACCTCGGATTGAGGCCCGGCGGGAACAAGAGCCACGTCTCGATCCCGTTCGAGGGCGCGCTCGAGCACTACTTCTACTGGGGGGACACGTGGGAGAGGGCGGCGATGATAAAGGCGAGGCCTGTCGCCGGTGACATGCGCCTGGGCGGCGAATTCATCCGCGAGATAGAGCCCTTCGTGTACAAGAAGTTCCTCGACTACACATCGATCGAGGACTTGAAGGACATGAAGATGAAGCTCGACAGGCTGGAGAAGAAGCGGGACGTGAAGCTCGGCAGGGGAGGCATAAGGGAGATAGAGTTCTTCATACAGGCGCTCCAGCTGGTGAACGGCGGGGCGGTGAAGGGCATAAGGGAAAGCAACACTCTCAGCAGCCTTGAGAAATTAAGAGCGAACAGGATAATCGACGAGGAAGTCCACGAGACTCTCTCTTCGTCCTATCTCTTTTTAAGGAAGGTCGAGCATTACATACAGATCGCCGACGAAAGGCAGACGCACAAGATACCGGCTTCACCCGACGAGATAGAAAAGCTCGCGAAGAGGACGGGTCTAAGCGGCAGGGACGAGTTCGAGGCCCTCTACGCCGATAAAACGTCCGCTGTATCCAAGATATTCAAGAGCCTCTTTTACGAGCCGTCGGAGAAGACCGAAGAGGTCGGAAGGGAGTTCCTCAGGGTGGCGGATTTCCTCACGGAGGGGAACATAGACGAAAATGAAGCGGTCGATAATCTTAAAAAACTCGGATTCAAAAACCCGGCGAGCGCGATCGACCTCTTCTCGAAGCTCCTCGACCCGAGGAGGGGCGCGCTTACGCGCGAGGGGCGCGTCACGACCAGGCGCGTCATACCCGCGTTCCTGGGAAGCATACTGAAGTCCCCCGACCCCGACGCAGCGCTCATAAACCTCGAGCGGTTCGTCTCTGGAATCGGATGGAGGACTTCGATCTACGCGGTGCTTCTCGAGAACCCCGACATCATGGAGCTCCTCTCGAAGCTCTTCTCCACGAGCGGGTATCTCTCGAGCTTCCTCATCAGGCACCCCGAGTACCTGGACGTCATAACATTAAGGAGCGTGAGAACGGAGTTCGCGTCGAAGGAGGACATGATAGGGGAGCTCGAATCGGCCCTCGCGGAGGAAAGCGACTATGGAGATAAGCTCGACGCGATAAGGAGGTTCAGGCACGTGGAGACGCTCAAGATCTGCCTCAGGGATCTCAACAACGAGGTGGACCCGTTCTACGTCGGCTGGTACCTCTCTCTCGTGGCCGAGGCGGTGCTCGAGGTCGGGCTCGGGCTAGCTTGGGACATGATTGCCGGCAAAGAGAAAGCGAGGGAAAGGAGAAAGGGCCCGCGCATGACCGTCCTCGGCATGGGGAAGCTGGGCGGCCGCGAGCTCAGTTATAATTCCGACCTCGACGTGATATTCATATACGACGGTAAGCCCGAGGAGCACGAGTTCTTCTCGAAGCTCGGACAGAAGGTAATCTCAATACTCTCCGTTCCTACGGGCGAGGGGCTCGCATACAAGATAGACATGGGTCTCAGGCCCTCGGGGCGCTCGGGCGCGCTCGTCACGTCATACGACGCCTTCACGAAATACCAGGAGGAGAGCGCCCAGATATGGGAGAGG
Coding sequences:
- the priA gene encoding primosomal protein N', producing MSDTVQVAVPVPGDALYTYGVPAHLREGIALGKRVLVPFRNRKTIGFIVGPGEPPPGVEIKDVLDIIDDEPLFDEKRLGFLKWAADYYMASLGIVLKAAHPGGLGASVKRLVKITDGGTKALDRGRLTGQESVVLKTVLNAGEISSQKLLSLVENTSSELLNSLKRRGLLEFSYELRSDPKIKTEKIISAAPGAAPGDPLLKRKKTKSQILEFLIENGRVPLDDLKEVFGSVSAHLAWLGENKFIVTEHEEVSRDPFAGIEIKEDVKPALTIDQEIACGKIKDAVAKGKFAPFLLHGVTGSGKTEVYLRAIEEVVAKGKEAILLVPEISLTPLLVKRVRARFGNKVAVIHSALSDGERFDSWRMASRGEVKVIIGARSAIFAPFPNVGIIIVDEEHETSYKQDETPCYNARDLALVLGRMTDSAVVLGSATPSAESYYNALKQRFEYLSLPLRVEDRPLPSVEIADMKYEGGAIFSQRLREEIVDNFWHDRQTILFLNRRGYSTLIVCPACGDIVKCPNCSVSLTYHAKEDSVRCHMCGLSERLSGECLKCGGSLRGLGIGTQKVEEELKRIIPEAKAARMDRDTVTGKKGLLTLYGRLERGEIDVLIGTQMVAKGHDLPGVTLVGVISADMALGIPDFRSGERTFQLVTQVAGRAGRGDTPGKVIVQTYNPGHPSIAHAVRQDSRGFLEEELQLREELGYPPFSRLVNVRFTGKSERETGEVAERAGETARKLVTKLKPGAVNILGPSPCPVSKIRNRYRFQMLLKSTNAGLLRSFAKKLRKLMSNVTGDVRVSVDVDPYNFS
- the glnE gene encoding bifunctional [glutamate--ammonia ligase]-adenylyl-L-tyrosine phosphorylase/[glutamate--ammonia-ligase] adenylyltransferase produces the protein MNRALPDPDNARTALERFRELHRDIPSGKKEILETLASWSSFLRRAVLRDPGILDYLDSPKTLKTKKEPSLFSGEAGDIMISSRSQAELQARLTQYKYRELARIAYRDISGAAPFPDTMEELSDLACAIIEAVAAYHRKELGMDGAGGFVVLGMGKLGGRELNLSSDVDLIYIYRDKGDPDPFFKLGERATKTLSALTEDGFLYRVDLGLRPGGNKSHVSIPFEGALEHYFYWGDTWERAAMIKARPVAGDMRLGGEFIREIEPFVYKKFLDYTSIEDLKDMKMKLDRLEKKRDVKLGRGGIREIEFFIQALQLVNGGAVKGIRESNTLSSLEKLRANRIIDEEVHETLSSSYLFLRKVEHYIQIADERQTHKIPASPDEIEKLAKRTGLSGRDEFEALYADKTSAVSKIFKSLFYEPSEKTEEVGREFLRVADFLTEGNIDENEAVDNLKKLGFKNPASAIDLFSKLLDPRRGALTREGRVTTRRVIPAFLGSILKSPDPDAALINLERFVSGIGWRTSIYAVLLENPDIMELLSKLFSTSGYLSSFLIRHPEYLDVITLRSVRTEFASKEDMIGELESALAEESDYGDKLDAIRRFRHVETLKICLRDLNNEVDPFYVGWYLSLVAEAVLEVGLGLAWDMIAGKEKARERRKGPRMTVLGMGKLGGRELSYNSDLDVIFIYDGKPEEHEFFSKLGQKVISILSVPTGEGLAYKIDMGLRPSGRSGALVTSYDAFTKYQEESAQIWERQALLRAKPSAGDEKLGKRVSGSIEELVYGRPVPPDFHREIKRLRARMETELARESAKKLNIKTGRGGIVDIEFLVQMLQLRHGGEYREVRGQNTLDALNGLRDAGIIKEKEYEALSDGLYFLKRMENLLRLLHDRSINELYESDFEKLSAEFGMEPGGKDLREKYIAKTSTIRKIYDRYFK